A genome region from Micromonospora inyonensis includes the following:
- a CDS encoding MFS transporter — translation MPSPSALSACPPFSRWSDVGFATVARGVSTCGDFLAATALTLALQSAGAGGLAVSALLLAATLPLVVLAPLTGRLADRVDSRTLLVGAGLAQAAVCLGLAYAGHPVLIVALVALLASGLAVTQPVLAALLPAMVRAEDFPRASAFNQTAATIGMLGGPALAGLLVGQFGTRVPLLVDAASYLALVLAGLVIRTRRGGSRSVSSVASGPDRPTPAWRLRSDPLLVAMVATMAAVVGALGALGVVEVFYLRETLDASATVFGVVTAAWPLGILPGAWLLARLAPRFTDDVTLLWGGLVLLAVCCLMVLAGAAVPIALLVVPCWLLGGVANGGDSVLNNLLLARRVPEANRGRAFAVFGGATQGAAMVGYLVGGLAMAVAEPRLLVAACGVAGLLVVAVAVAPVVRAVRVDRDAAGGAGSTTPTPAR, via the coding sequence ATGCCCTCCCCCTCCGCGCTGTCGGCGTGCCCGCCCTTCTCCCGTTGGTCCGACGTCGGCTTCGCGACCGTCGCCCGGGGCGTCTCGACCTGCGGGGACTTCCTCGCCGCCACCGCGCTGACCCTGGCGCTCCAGTCCGCCGGGGCCGGTGGGCTGGCGGTGTCGGCGCTGCTGCTCGCCGCGACGCTGCCGCTGGTGGTTCTCGCCCCGCTGACCGGGCGACTGGCCGACCGGGTGGACAGTCGCACCCTGCTGGTCGGTGCCGGGCTGGCCCAGGCCGCGGTCTGTCTGGGCCTCGCGTACGCCGGGCACCCCGTCCTGATCGTCGCGCTGGTGGCGCTGCTCGCCAGCGGTCTCGCGGTCACCCAGCCTGTGCTGGCCGCGCTGCTGCCCGCGATGGTCCGCGCGGAGGACTTCCCCCGGGCCAGCGCGTTCAACCAGACCGCCGCCACCATCGGCATGCTCGGCGGCCCGGCCCTGGCCGGGCTGCTGGTGGGGCAGTTCGGCACCCGGGTGCCCCTGCTCGTCGACGCTGCCAGTTACCTCGCGCTGGTGCTGGCCGGGCTGGTGATCCGTACCCGCCGGGGTGGCTCCCGGTCCGTGTCGTCGGTGGCGTCCGGGCCCGACCGCCCGACACCGGCGTGGCGGCTGCGCAGCGATCCGTTGCTGGTGGCGATGGTGGCGACGATGGCCGCGGTGGTCGGTGCGCTCGGTGCGCTCGGGGTGGTCGAGGTCTTCTACCTCCGGGAGACCCTGGACGCCTCCGCGACCGTGTTCGGCGTGGTCACCGCGGCCTGGCCGCTCGGCATCCTGCCCGGGGCGTGGCTCCTGGCCCGGTTGGCCCCCCGGTTCACCGACGACGTCACGCTGCTCTGGGGTGGGCTGGTCCTGCTGGCCGTCTGCTGTCTGATGGTCCTGGCCGGGGCGGCGGTGCCGATCGCGCTGCTGGTGGTGCCGTGCTGGCTGCTGGGCGGGGTGGCCAACGGCGGCGACAGCGTGCTGAACAACCTCCTGCTGGCCCGCCGGGTGCCCGAGGCGAACCGGGGCCGGGCCTTCGCGGTCTTCGGCGGGGCCACCCAGGGGGCCGCGATGGTCGGCTACCTGGTCGGCGGGCTCGCGATGGCGGTGGCCGAGCCCCGTCTGCTGGTCGCCGCCTGCGGCGTGGCGGGCCTGCTGGTGGTGGCCGTCGCCGTGGCGCCGGTCGTCCGTGCGGTCCGCGTCGACCGTGACGCGGCCGGTGGTGCGGGGTCGACCACTCCCACCCCCGCCCGGTGA
- a CDS encoding menaquinone biosynthetic enzyme MqnA/MqnD family protein: protein MDRVARPRVGHIQFLNCLPIYWGLMRSGALIDVDLHKDSPDRLSAALVAGDLDIGPISHVEYLRHADELLPLPDLAVGSDGPVLSVNMVSTRPLAELDGRRVALGSTSRTGVLLAQLLLGERYGVHPEYFRCPPDLTQMLLEADAGVLIGDVALRALYEAPRRGLAVTDLGQAWREWTGLPMVFAVWAVRRDFAAAHPGLVKGVHEAFLRSRDLCLAELDDVAASAARWEPFDAETLASYFRVLDFSLGDRQVAGLREFARRAAEAGEAPALPAGGPEFFAG from the coding sequence ATGGACCGCGTCGCACGCCCCCGGGTCGGGCACATCCAGTTTCTCAACTGCCTGCCGATCTACTGGGGTCTGATGCGCTCCGGCGCGCTGATCGATGTCGACCTGCACAAGGACTCGCCGGACCGGCTCAGCGCCGCGCTGGTCGCCGGTGACCTGGACATCGGGCCCATCTCGCACGTGGAGTACCTGCGCCACGCCGACGAACTGCTGCCCCTGCCCGACCTGGCGGTCGGCAGCGACGGCCCGGTGCTGTCGGTCAACATGGTCTCCACCAGGCCGCTGGCCGAGCTGGACGGCCGCCGGGTGGCCCTCGGCTCCACCTCGCGGACCGGGGTGCTGCTGGCCCAGCTGCTGCTCGGTGAGCGGTACGGGGTGCATCCCGAGTACTTCCGCTGCCCGCCCGACCTGACGCAGATGCTGCTGGAGGCCGACGCCGGGGTGCTGATCGGCGACGTGGCGCTGCGCGCCCTCTACGAGGCGCCGCGGCGCGGGTTGGCGGTGACCGACCTCGGGCAGGCCTGGCGGGAGTGGACCGGCCTGCCGATGGTCTTCGCCGTCTGGGCGGTACGCCGGGACTTCGCCGCTGCCCACCCGGGCCTGGTCAAGGGGGTGCACGAAGCGTTCCTGCGCTCGCGTGACCTCTGCCTGGCCGAGCTGGACGACGTCGCGGCTTCCGCCGCCCGGTGGGAGCCGTTCGACGCGGAGACGCTGGCGTCGTACTTCCGGGTGTTGGACTTCTCCCTGGGGGACCGCCAGGTCGCGGGATTGCGGGAGTTCGCCCGCCGTGCCGCCGAGGCGGGCGAGGCCCCGGCGCTGCCGGCCGGCGGTCCGGAGTTCTTTGCCGGCTGA
- a CDS encoding HelD family protein — protein MSLHAPVSLADELAAEQAHLAASRTALRRMRERAEVLFAGGDKVAGDAYTAEQLGRHMARRVAELADDPTTPLFFGRLDFADADPDHAGHRYHVGRRHVTDEDGEPLVLDWRAPVSRSFYRASARDPQGVATRRRFGFSAGTLTSFEDEHLDRGEELGTTSRILTAEIERPRVGPMRDIVATIQPEQDELVRADLADSICVQGAPGTGKTAVGLHRAAYLLYLHRERLRRSGVLIVGPNRAFLSYIAAVLPALGEVEVEQATVEDLVARVTVRAVDDPAVATLKHDPRMAEVLRRAVGAHVGEPTEPIVVSDGSFRWRIGLDPLHRVVEETRREGLPYATGRERVRARVVGLLQRQAEARRAESPGDAWLRRMGRARPVTAFLDAVWPALTPEGLVHRLLADAGFLAEAADGLLGPAEQALLTWAKPARTPKATRWSAADAVLVDEAAGLIERPTGYGHVVVDEAQDLSPMQCRVIARRSEHGSITLLGDLAQGTAPWAATDWRQTLAHLGKPDAVVVPLTIGFRVPAVVVAFANRLLPALAVEVPPAESLRRDGALDVRTVTDLAAATVAEVRAALAHDGSVGVIAADDAVDGLRAALGAAGVATGCVDDVEAAARVTVVPATLVKGLEYDHVVVVEPAAIVAAEPRGLHRLYVVLTRAVSRLAVLHTTGLPAPLTEPA, from the coding sequence ATGTCCCTGCACGCCCCCGTGTCCCTGGCGGACGAACTCGCCGCCGAGCAGGCCCACCTGGCCGCGTCCCGTACGGCGCTGCGCCGGATGCGCGAACGCGCCGAGGTCCTCTTCGCCGGTGGCGACAAGGTCGCCGGCGACGCCTACACCGCCGAGCAGCTCGGCCGGCACATGGCCCGGCGGGTCGCGGAACTCGCCGACGATCCGACCACCCCGCTCTTCTTCGGCCGCCTCGACTTCGCGGACGCCGACCCGGACCACGCCGGGCACCGCTACCACGTCGGGCGGCGGCACGTCACCGACGAGGACGGCGAGCCGCTGGTGCTGGACTGGCGGGCCCCGGTCTCCCGGTCGTTCTACCGGGCCAGCGCCCGCGACCCGCAGGGCGTGGCGACCCGACGCCGGTTCGGTTTCAGCGCCGGCACGCTGACCAGCTTCGAGGACGAGCACCTCGACCGGGGCGAGGAACTCGGCACCACCAGCCGGATCCTGACCGCCGAGATCGAACGCCCCCGCGTGGGCCCGATGCGGGACATCGTCGCCACCATCCAGCCCGAGCAGGACGAACTGGTCCGCGCCGACCTGGCCGACTCGATCTGCGTACAGGGCGCGCCGGGCACCGGCAAGACGGCCGTCGGTCTGCACCGGGCCGCGTACCTGCTCTACCTGCACCGGGAACGGCTGCGGCGGTCCGGGGTCCTGATCGTCGGCCCGAACCGGGCGTTCCTGTCGTACATCGCGGCGGTGCTGCCGGCGCTCGGCGAGGTCGAGGTGGAGCAGGCCACCGTGGAGGACCTGGTCGCCCGGGTCACCGTCCGGGCGGTCGACGATCCGGCGGTGGCGACGCTCAAGCACGACCCGCGGATGGCCGAGGTGCTGCGCCGGGCGGTCGGGGCGCACGTGGGCGAGCCGACCGAGCCGATCGTGGTCTCGGACGGGTCGTTCCGCTGGCGGATCGGGCTGGACCCGCTGCACCGGGTGGTCGAGGAGACCCGACGGGAGGGGCTGCCGTACGCCACCGGGCGGGAACGGGTCCGGGCCCGGGTGGTGGGGCTGCTGCAGCGGCAGGCCGAGGCAAGGCGTGCCGAGTCACCGGGCGACGCCTGGCTGCGCCGGATGGGCCGGGCCCGGCCGGTCACCGCGTTCCTCGACGCGGTCTGGCCGGCGCTCACCCCGGAGGGGCTGGTGCACCGGCTGCTCGCCGACGCCGGGTTCCTGGCCGAGGCGGCCGACGGCCTGCTCGGTCCGGCCGAACAGGCCCTGCTCACCTGGGCGAAGCCGGCCCGGACGCCGAAGGCGACCCGGTGGAGCGCCGCCGACGCGGTCCTCGTCGACGAGGCCGCGGGCCTGATCGAACGCCCGACCGGCTACGGACACGTGGTGGTGGACGAGGCGCAGGACCTCTCCCCGATGCAGTGCCGGGTGATCGCCCGGCGCAGCGAGCACGGCTCGATCACCCTTCTCGGTGACCTGGCCCAGGGCACCGCCCCGTGGGCCGCCACCGACTGGCGGCAGACCCTGGCCCACCTGGGCAAGCCGGACGCGGTGGTGGTGCCGCTGACCATCGGTTTCCGGGTGCCGGCCGTGGTGGTGGCGTTCGCCAACCGGCTCCTCCCGGCGCTCGCCGTGGAGGTACCACCGGCCGAGTCGCTGCGCCGCGACGGCGCGCTCGACGTGCGTACCGTGACCGACCTGGCGGCGGCGACGGTGGCCGAGGTGCGCGCGGCGCTGGCCCACGACGGCTCGGTCGGTGTGATCGCCGCCGACGACGCGGTCGACGGGCTGCGCGCCGCCCTGGGCGCGGCCGGTGTCGCGACCGGATGCGTGGACGACGTCGAGGCCGCCGCGAGGGTCACCGTCGTTCCGGCTACGCTCGTCAAAGGCCTGGAGTACGACCACGTGGTGGTCGTCGAGCCGGCGGCGATCGTCGCCGCGGAGCCGCGTGGCCTGCACCGCCTCTACGTGGTGCTCACCCGGGCGGTCTCCCGCCTCGCCGTCCTGCACACCACTGGCCTCCCCGCCCCCCTCACCGAACCGGCGTAG